One Salinicoccus roseus genomic region harbors:
- the gyrA gene encoding DNA gyrase subunit A produces MSDRTDRLKSTNISKEMRTSFLDYAMSVIVSRALPDVRDGMKPVHRRILYGMHDNGMTSEKPYKKSARIVGDVMGKYHPHGDSSIYDAMVRMAQDFSYRYPLVDGQGNFGSMDGDSAAAMRYTEAKMSRISMELMRDINKDTIDFQDNYDGNEREPVVLPSRFPNLLVNGTSGIAVGMATNIPPHNMREVIDAVLAYAEDGEVTLPELMEHVKGPDFPTAGLIVGKSGIRQAYETGRGSVIMRSRCEIETMSNGKERIVVSEIPYQVNKARLVEKIAELAREKKIEGITDLRDETSLSAGVKIIIEIRKDKNANVILNNLYKQTPLQTSFGINMLALVKGQPKIMGLKEILAHYLEHQKVIITRRTKFDLKRAEDRAHILEGLKIALDNIDEIIALIRGSQNDEAAKTGLMEEFNLSERQSQAILDMRLRRLTGLERGKIEDEYNEILKTIQYLKEILADDEKLLEIIREELTEIRDKYGDERKTEITLGNLSDIEDEDLIPEEQIVVTLSHNNYIKRLPSSTYRAQHRGGRGVQGMNTVEDDFVSQIVTMSTHDYIMFFTNKGRVYRLKGYEIPELSRQSKGIPIVNMLEIDKDEVISTMIGVKDEDTEDKFLVFATKNGLVKRSTLDNFERINKNGKIAISFRGDDELLAVRLTDGSKEVILGTRNANLIRFPEDQIRTMGRTAAGVKGIKLREDDYVIGLDVLSEDQSILVVTENGYGKCTPEAEYRITRRGGMGVKTANLTERIGKLVYIAAIDGDEDLMIVTNHGVIIRLVMEEVSTTGRNTQGVRLIKMTEDQQVATVAKVKEELEEEALDQDSAESSDAEPTEDAEE; encoded by the coding sequence ATGAGTGACAGAACGGATAGATTGAAATCAACCAATATAAGCAAAGAGATGCGTACCTCCTTCCTGGACTATGCGATGAGCGTCATCGTATCCAGGGCGCTGCCGGATGTACGGGATGGCATGAAGCCGGTCCACCGCAGGATACTGTACGGTATGCATGACAACGGGATGACATCGGAAAAGCCATATAAGAAGTCCGCAAGGATCGTCGGGGACGTCATGGGTAAATACCACCCCCATGGCGACTCCTCGATCTATGACGCGATGGTGCGTATGGCCCAGGACTTCAGCTACCGCTATCCGCTCGTCGACGGTCAGGGGAACTTCGGTTCCATGGACGGCGACAGCGCTGCAGCAATGCGTTACACCGAGGCGAAGATGAGCAGGATATCCATGGAGCTGATGCGCGACATCAACAAGGATACCATCGACTTCCAGGACAACTATGACGGCAATGAACGGGAACCTGTGGTACTCCCGTCAAGATTCCCGAACCTGCTCGTCAACGGCACCAGCGGCATCGCAGTCGGCATGGCGACGAACATCCCTCCGCACAACATGAGGGAAGTCATCGATGCGGTGCTTGCATACGCTGAAGACGGTGAAGTCACCCTGCCCGAACTGATGGAGCATGTGAAGGGTCCGGACTTCCCTACTGCCGGCCTGATCGTCGGAAAAAGCGGCATCAGGCAGGCATACGAGACGGGACGCGGTTCCGTCATCATGCGCTCACGCTGTGAAATAGAAACGATGAGCAACGGCAAGGAGCGCATCGTGGTCTCTGAAATCCCCTACCAGGTCAACAAGGCAAGACTCGTCGAGAAAATTGCCGAACTTGCCCGGGAGAAGAAGATTGAAGGCATCACCGATCTGCGGGATGAGACAAGCCTGTCGGCAGGCGTAAAGATCATCATAGAAATCCGCAAGGACAAGAATGCCAACGTCATCCTGAACAACCTCTACAAGCAGACACCGCTGCAGACGAGCTTCGGCATCAACATGCTGGCACTCGTCAAAGGACAGCCGAAGATCATGGGTCTGAAGGAGATCCTCGCCCACTATCTTGAACACCAGAAGGTCATCATCACGAGACGGACGAAGTTCGACCTGAAGCGTGCAGAAGACCGTGCCCATATTTTGGAGGGCCTCAAGATTGCACTCGACAACATCGATGAAATCATCGCACTCATCCGCGGATCACAGAACGATGAAGCGGCAAAGACTGGCCTGATGGAAGAGTTCAACCTGTCGGAACGCCAGTCCCAGGCCATCCTTGATATGCGCCTCAGGCGCCTTACAGGACTTGAACGGGGCAAGATCGAGGACGAGTACAATGAAATACTGAAGACAATCCAGTACTTGAAGGAGATTCTCGCAGATGACGAAAAGCTGCTTGAGATCATCCGGGAGGAACTGACTGAAATCAGGGATAAATACGGTGACGAACGGAAGACCGAGATTACGCTCGGCAACCTGTCCGACATCGAGGATGAAGACCTCATCCCTGAAGAACAGATCGTCGTCACCCTGAGCCACAACAACTACATCAAGCGCCTGCCTTCCTCCACCTACCGGGCGCAGCACCGGGGAGGCCGAGGTGTGCAGGGGATGAATACGGTCGAGGATGACTTCGTCAGCCAGATTGTGACGATGAGCACCCACGACTACATCATGTTCTTTACGAACAAGGGTCGGGTCTATCGTCTGAAAGGCTACGAAATCCCAGAACTCTCCCGCCAGTCGAAAGGCATCCCGATCGTCAATATGCTGGAGATCGACAAAGATGAAGTGATCAGCACCATGATCGGGGTGAAGGATGAGGATACGGAAGACAAATTCCTGGTTTTCGCCACGAAGAATGGTCTTGTGAAGCGCTCCACCCTCGATAACTTCGAACGCATCAACAAGAACGGCAAGATTGCGATCTCCTTCAGAGGCGACGATGAGCTGCTTGCGGTCCGCCTTACGGATGGGTCCAAGGAAGTGATCCTCGGAACACGCAATGCCAACCTCATCCGGTTCCCTGAAGATCAGATCCGTACGATGGGCCGGACGGCTGCAGGGGTCAAAGGGATCAAACTGCGTGAGGACGACTATGTAATCGGCCTCGATGTCCTCTCCGAAGACCAGTCCATCCTCGTCGTAACCGAAAACGGCTACGGAAAGTGTACCCCTGAAGCGGAATACCGGATTACAAGACGCGGTGGCATGGGCGTGAAGACGGCCAACCTCACCGAACGCATCGGCAAACTCGTCTATATCGCCGCCATCGATGGCGATGAAGACCTGATGATCGTCACGAATCACGGAGTCATCATCCGTCTGGTCATGGAGGAAGTCTCGACGACCGGCAGGAATACCCAAGGAGTCAGACTCATCAAAATGACTGAAGACCAGCAGGTGGCGACCGTCGCTAAAGTCAAGGAAGAGCTTGAAGAAGAGGCACTTGACCAGGACTCGGCGGAATCGTCAGATGCTGAACCGACGGAAGATGCAGAAGAATAG
- the gyrB gene encoding DNA topoisomerase (ATP-hydrolyzing) subunit B gives MAEKNMEQYGAEQIQVLEGLEAVRKRPGMYIGSTASKGLHHLVWEIVDNSIDEAMAGHADRINITIEEDNWVKVTDNGRGIPVDIQEKMGRPAVEVILTVLHAGGKFGGGGYKVSGGLHGVGSSVVNALSKTLEVYVHLDGKIHHQSYTRGVPDFDLKVIGETDKTGTEIRFKADAEIFTETTEYDIEVLQKRIKELAFLNKGLEINLFDERGEEDVSFQYYYEGGIKSYVEQMNETRDVLHDEVIYMHSEKDEVEVEIALQYNNGYNSTLMSYANNIHTYEGGTHEDGFKRALTKVINNYGFKNRIIREGEDRLSGEDVREGMTAVVSIKHTDPQFEGQTKTKFGNSEARLITDQLFSEGFERFLLENPAPAKVIVEKGLTAQRARVAAKKAREMTRRKSALEVSSLPGKLADCSSKDPSKSELFIVEGDSAGGSAKAGRNSTTQAILPLRGKILNVEKARLDKILNNNEIRSMITALGTGIGEEFDLSKARYHKIVIMTDADVDGAHIRTLLLTFFYRFMKPLIEAGYVYIAQPPLYKVTQGKNKYYVFDDRELDSLRNELSDTPKISLARYKGLGEMNADQLWETTMDPSFRTLLQVTLEDAVDADQTFEMLMGDIVENRRNFIEENALYVQNLDV, from the coding sequence ATGGCTGAAAAGAATATGGAACAGTATGGCGCCGAGCAGATACAGGTCCTGGAGGGGCTGGAAGCGGTCCGTAAACGTCCCGGGATGTACATCGGTTCGACAGCTTCAAAAGGACTCCACCACCTCGTGTGGGAAATTGTGGACAACAGCATCGATGAGGCGATGGCAGGACATGCCGACCGCATCAACATCACGATAGAAGAGGACAACTGGGTGAAGGTGACCGACAACGGCCGCGGTATCCCGGTCGATATCCAGGAGAAGATGGGCCGCCCGGCGGTCGAGGTCATCCTGACGGTCCTCCACGCCGGCGGCAAGTTCGGCGGCGGCGGCTATAAGGTCTCCGGCGGCCTGCACGGTGTCGGTTCCTCCGTGGTCAATGCACTGAGCAAGACGCTCGAAGTCTATGTGCACCTTGATGGGAAGATCCATCATCAGAGCTACACAAGGGGCGTCCCCGATTTCGACCTGAAGGTCATCGGCGAGACGGACAAGACCGGTACGGAAATCCGTTTCAAGGCGGATGCCGAGATTTTTACAGAGACGACGGAATACGATATCGAAGTGCTGCAGAAACGCATCAAGGAGCTCGCCTTCCTGAACAAGGGGCTCGAGATCAACCTGTTCGATGAACGGGGCGAGGAAGACGTTTCCTTCCAGTACTATTATGAGGGCGGCATCAAGTCGTACGTCGAGCAGATGAACGAGACGCGCGATGTGCTGCATGATGAAGTCATCTACATGCACAGTGAAAAGGACGAAGTGGAAGTTGAAATCGCCCTGCAGTACAACAATGGCTACAACTCCACCCTCATGTCCTATGCCAACAACATCCACACGTATGAAGGCGGGACACATGAAGACGGCTTCAAGCGTGCATTGACGAAGGTCATCAACAACTACGGCTTCAAGAACCGGATCATCCGGGAGGGCGAAGACCGGCTGAGCGGTGAAGATGTGCGCGAAGGCATGACGGCAGTCGTCTCGATCAAGCATACGGATCCGCAGTTCGAAGGGCAGACGAAGACGAAATTCGGCAACTCGGAAGCACGGCTGATTACAGACCAGCTCTTCAGTGAAGGATTCGAGCGCTTCCTGCTCGAAAATCCAGCACCTGCAAAGGTCATCGTTGAAAAAGGCCTCACCGCCCAGCGCGCGAGGGTCGCAGCGAAGAAGGCGCGTGAAATGACACGCAGAAAATCTGCACTTGAAGTCTCCAGCCTGCCAGGCAAGCTTGCCGACTGTTCAAGCAAGGATCCTTCAAAAAGTGAACTGTTCATCGTCGAGGGGGATTCCGCCGGCGGGTCCGCCAAAGCCGGAAGGAACTCCACAACCCAGGCCATCCTGCCGCTCCGAGGCAAGATCCTTAACGTTGAAAAGGCGCGCCTCGACAAGATCCTGAACAACAACGAGATCCGTTCCATGATCACGGCACTCGGTACAGGCATCGGCGAAGAATTCGACCTGTCCAAGGCGCGCTACCATAAGATCGTCATCATGACCGATGCCGATGTCGACGGTGCACACATCCGCACACTGCTTCTGACCTTCTTCTACCGGTTCATGAAACCACTGATTGAAGCAGGCTACGTATATATCGCCCAGCCGCCACTCTATAAAGTCACCCAGGGCAAGAACAAATATTATGTCTTCGATGACAGGGAGCTGGACTCCCTGCGCAATGAACTCAGCGATACACCGAAGATTTCCCTGGCACGATATAAGGGTCTTGGTGAAATGAATGCAGATCAGCTGTGGGAAACGACGATGGATCCAAGCTTCAGGACGCTGCTCCAGGTGACACTTGAAGATGCGGTCGACGCAGACCAGACATTCGAAATGCTCATGGGGGACATCGTCGAGAACAGAAGGAACTTTATTGAAGAAAATGCATTATACGTCCAAAATCTAGACGTTTAA
- the recF gene encoding DNA replication/repair protein RecF (All proteins in this family for which functions are known are DNA-binding proteins that assist the filamentation of RecA onto DNA for the initiation of recombination or recombinational repair.) — protein sequence MILNRIHLGNFRNYETLDLEFHPKLNIFIGRNAQGKTNLLESIYFLALAKSHRTSKDKELIRFNQDEAFVNGNITTSYSNLPLSLSVSGKGKRAKVNHMEVSKLSQYIGHLNVVLFAPEDLNIVKGSPQIRRKFINMECGQISKVYINMLSGYQKVLAQKNNYLKQKNVDRVMIDVLNEQLAYYASLIILKRQQFVDTIEKYARKIHADISNGQEILAVRYNPNIKYEATEVGALEQELKALFQETLEREIERGQALIGPHRDDIAFYINDFDVQTYGSQGQQRTTALSVKLAELELINEEIGEYPILLLDDVLSELDETRQSHLLTSIRNRVQTFVTTTSISDINHAIMDEMQALGIEDGKVKV from the coding sequence ATGATCCTAAACCGCATACACCTTGGGAATTTCAGGAATTATGAAACACTGGACCTTGAATTTCATCCGAAACTGAATATATTCATCGGCCGGAATGCCCAGGGCAAGACGAACCTGCTCGAATCCATCTATTTCCTTGCGCTGGCGAAAAGCCACCGCACTTCAAAGGACAAGGAATTGATACGCTTCAACCAGGACGAGGCATTTGTAAATGGCAATATAACGACTTCCTACAGCAATCTGCCCCTCTCCTTGAGTGTCAGCGGCAAAGGGAAGCGGGCAAAGGTCAATCATATGGAAGTATCGAAGCTGAGCCAGTATATCGGGCACTTGAATGTTGTGTTGTTCGCTCCGGAAGACCTCAACATCGTCAAAGGATCCCCGCAGATCAGACGTAAATTCATCAATATGGAGTGCGGCCAGATTTCGAAAGTGTACATCAATATGCTGAGCGGCTACCAGAAGGTACTGGCCCAGAAGAACAACTACCTAAAACAGAAGAATGTCGATCGCGTGATGATCGACGTGTTGAATGAACAACTTGCATACTATGCAAGTTTAATTATTTTAAAGAGACAGCAATTCGTGGATACGATTGAAAAATATGCACGGAAGATACATGCAGATATATCGAACGGACAGGAAATCCTGGCTGTCAGATACAATCCGAATATAAAGTACGAGGCGACTGAAGTGGGTGCACTCGAACAGGAGCTGAAAGCCTTGTTCCAGGAGACGCTCGAGCGGGAGATTGAGCGGGGCCAGGCCCTGATCGGCCCGCACAGGGATGACATTGCATTCTACATCAACGATTTCGATGTCCAGACATACGGTTCACAGGGACAGCAGCGGACGACGGCCCTGTCGGTGAAACTGGCTGAACTCGAACTGATCAATGAGGAGATCGGAGAATACCCCATACTGCTCCTGGATGACGTACTGAGTGAACTGGATGAGACGCGGCAGTCCCATCTTTTGACCTCGATACGCAACAGGGTCCAGACGTTCGTCACGACAACGTCGATCAGTGACATCAACCACGCAATCATGGATGAGATGCAGGCACTTGGCATAGAAGATGGCAAGGTGAAAGTATAA
- the yaaA gene encoding S4 domain-containing protein YaaA: MESIQFDELITLGQFLKHEGIIGTGGEAKWFLQENEVLLNGEPENRRGKKLHEGDEVDLGEFGQFRIEYSK, encoded by the coding sequence ATGGAAAGTATCCAATTTGACGAACTCATTACATTAGGACAATTTCTGAAGCACGAAGGCATCATCGGGACCGGCGGAGAGGCCAAATGGTTCCTGCAGGAGAATGAGGTGCTTCTGAACGGAGAGCCGGAAAACCGCAGAGGCAAGAAGCTGCACGAAGGTGACGAAGTGGACCTGGGGGAATTCGGCCAGTTTAGGATAGAATATTCCAAATGA
- the dnaN gene encoding DNA polymerase III subunit beta gives MKISINRQYFIEQLNHCLKAISPRTTLPILNGIKIEVKEDHLLLTGSDSEISIEITIPTEIDNEEILEIHETGTVVLSGRFFVDIIKKLSGNFVELETNDAFQTKISASQSEFNLSGNDPDQYPLLPEVNDEESIILPSTVLKNIINQTNFAVSLSETRPVLTGVNWQFQDSGIQFTATDSHRLALRKLEGDQFGMDSMHAIIPGKSLTELNKIINDSDNEVEIHFSQNQVLFSYGNMRFISRLLEGNYPDTSRLFPENYETKVTVNNGEFYHAIDRVSLLAREGGNNVIRMSVENGGVALSSNSPEVGTVHEDINTGKVEGEDLKISFNSKYMMDALKAINDDEVVIEFFGTMRPFTLKAAESDEVVQLILPIRTY, from the coding sequence ATGAAAATCAGTATTAACCGCCAGTATTTCATCGAACAGTTGAATCATTGCCTCAAGGCAATTTCCCCCCGGACGACATTGCCGATTCTCAATGGCATAAAAATTGAAGTGAAAGAGGATCATCTGCTTCTTACTGGTAGTGATTCTGAAATTTCTATTGAAATCACCATCCCTACTGAAATCGATAATGAAGAAATCCTTGAAATCCATGAAACAGGTACAGTTGTACTTTCCGGAAGATTCTTTGTGGATATCATCAAAAAGCTCTCCGGCAACTTCGTAGAACTTGAAACGAATGATGCCTTCCAGACGAAGATTTCAGCTTCCCAATCGGAGTTCAACCTGAGCGGCAACGATCCGGACCAGTATCCGCTGCTGCCTGAAGTCAATGACGAGGAAAGCATCATCCTTCCTTCCACTGTATTGAAGAACATCATCAACCAGACGAACTTTGCCGTTTCACTCTCTGAAACGCGTCCGGTACTGACAGGCGTAAACTGGCAGTTCCAGGACAGCGGCATCCAGTTCACTGCCACGGATTCCCACAGGCTTGCCCTCAGGAAACTCGAGGGTGACCAGTTCGGTATGGACAGCATGCATGCGATCATTCCCGGAAAATCCCTGACGGAACTGAACAAGATCATCAATGATTCCGATAATGAAGTGGAAATCCACTTCTCCCAGAACCAGGTGCTGTTCAGCTACGGCAACATGCGCTTCATTTCCAGGCTCCTTGAAGGGAACTATCCGGATACTTCCCGTCTCTTCCCGGAGAATTATGAAACGAAGGTGACTGTGAACAACGGTGAGTTCTACCATGCAATCGACCGGGTATCGCTGCTCGCCCGTGAAGGCGGCAACAATGTCATCCGCATGAGTGTGGAAAACGGCGGTGTGGCCCTGTCATCCAACTCGCCGGAAGTCGGTACTGTGCATGAAGACATCAATACTGGAAAAGTCGAAGGTGAAGATCTGAAGATCTCCTTCAACTCCAAATATATGATGGATGCGCTTAAAGCGATCAACGATGACGAAGTCGTCATCGAATTCTTCGGTACAATGCGCCCGTTCACGCTGAAGGCGGCTGAATCCGATGAAGTCGTCCAGCTGATCCTGCCGATCCGGACATATTAA